A region from the Nitrospirota bacterium genome encodes:
- a CDS encoding HU family DNA-binding protein, producing the protein MTKADLIAKMAAASGCTKACAAKALEGALTAIFKAVKKGEKVSLVGFGTFSLAKRKARTGRNPRTGATMKIAARKLPKFSAGKAFKDAVK; encoded by the coding sequence ATGACAAAAGCGGATCTGATTGCGAAAATGGCAGCGGCATCAGGGTGTACAAAGGCATGTGCGGCAAAGGCGCTTGAGGGAGCGCTCACGGCAATTTTCAAAGCGGTCAAGAAGGGAGAAAAAGTCTCTCTCGTGGGGTTTGGCACCTTCTCGCTTGCCAAGAGAAAAGCAAGGACCGGAAGGAACCCGCGGACTGGCGCAACAATGAAGATTGCGGCACGAAAACTGCCGAAGTTCTCTGCTGGCAAGGCGTTCAAGGATGCAGTGAAGTAA
- the ndk gene encoding nucleoside-diphosphate kinase, protein MERTLSIVKPDGVKQNVIGEVIRRFEQAGLRIAAIKMIRMSEDEAKGFYIVHKDRPFYGSLTAFMSEGPVVLMVVEGEQAIAKVREIMGATNPKDAAPGTIRADFASDIEHNIVHGSDSKESAAYEIPYFFSALEIH, encoded by the coding sequence ATGGAAAGAACATTATCAATAGTCAAGCCTGACGGGGTAAAACAGAACGTCATCGGTGAAGTAATCAGGAGGTTTGAGCAGGCCGGCCTCAGAATAGCGGCGATCAAGATGATCCGCATGTCCGAAGACGAGGCAAAAGGGTTTTATATCGTGCACAAGGACAGGCCTTTTTACGGGAGCCTGACCGCGTTCATGTCCGAAGGGCCTGTCGTGCTGATGGTCGTTGAAGGAGAGCAGGCAATTGCAAAGGTCAGGGAGATCATGGGCGCGACAAACCCGAAGGACGCCGCTCCCGGCACGATCAGGGCTGACTTTGCGTCAGACATTGAACATAATATCGTCCACGGATCGGACTCGAAGGAATCGGCTGCTTACGAAATACCGTATTTCTTTTCAGCCCTCGAGATTCACTGA